A genomic region of Zygotorulaspora mrakii chromosome 7, complete sequence contains the following coding sequences:
- the FOB1 gene encoding replication fork barrier binding protein FOB1 (similar to Saccharomyces cerevisiae FOB1 (YDR110W); ancestral locus Anc_8.262), producing MSNKALSNPGEVQEPDKRADTDLHSDKKRTTFIAPIVGESFRKYTSPEPADELEKAKEDLQELQKSQLTQQVYELIRDNTLNAESLAAHTEGGAKGNMEAKCSSLKQRYIIDDEGVMRDKRREDKIICEPSRIFDVVICAHLINNRMTYKPLYKHLNETYANITRDFVLKAVRCCSKIISGSELTPMSSPLKQERRKPTENIHKSLMPLERLHLEILRPFENELIGRKYSHILYWRDYQSRYVWLLPLKNIKLKNLISTIANFLLNLPHLPIFMESSTFGRQDLFDICENICKTYHLKIGLGNNNSAQFQLNGIESIKSLLLKNKSSCIKDWNMCIWHGSYLYNRTYNSKSFGIPNNQLWNNLTGLGENFEAKRDELLENSSSNNVVEIVHGLIHLEDDKAIKLQDEEREVMEKNITVNKRLSGEIVPTHSDSYELSEEISKPSSSYYDGMVSPSKKRRQVHREHQKEISTVL from the coding sequence ATGTCAAATAAAGCATTAAGTAACCCGGGTGAAGTCCAAGAGCCAGATAAAAGAGCTGATACTGATTTGCACAGTGacaagaaaagaactaCATTCATAGCGCCCATTGTGGGTGAGTCATTTAGAAAGTACACGTCTCCAGAACCTGCCGATGAACTCGAGAAGgcaaaagaagatttgCAAGAGCTGCAAAAAAGCCAATTGACACAACAAGTGTATGAATTGATCAGGGACAACACCCTGAATGCGGAATCCTTAGCAGCTCATACCGAGGGTGGCGCAAAAGGAAATATGGAAGCCAAATGCAGCTCCCTTAAGCAGAGATATATTATAGATGATGAGGGTGTCATGAGAGATAAACGTCGTGAGGACAAGATAATTTGCGAGCCGTCACGCATCTTTGATGTGGTCATATGTGCACATTTGATTAATAACAGAATGACTTACAAGCCTTTGTATAAACATTTGAACGAGACGTATGCTAATATCACCAGAGATTTTGTTTTAAAAGCAGTACGATGCTGCTCCAAAATTATTAGTGGGAGCGAGCTCACACCGATGAGCTCTCCTCTAAagcaagaaagaagaaaacctACGGAGAATATCCATAAGAGTTTAATGCCTTTGGAAAGGTTACATCTAGAGATATTAAgaccttttgaaaatgagttAATTGGTAGGAAGTACTCTCATATACTTTATTGGCGAGACTATCAATCAAGGTACGTCTGGTTAttaccattgaaaaatataaaattaaaaaatttgatatctaCGATTGCGAATTTTCTGTTAAATTTGCCTCATTTACCAATATTTATGGAGTCGAGTACTTTTGGTAGACAAGATCTGTTTGATATTTGTGAAAATATATGCAAGACGtatcatttgaagattggACTTGGTAATAACAACTCTGCACAGTTTCAATTGAACGGTATCGAGTCTATCAAGTCTTTGCTGctaaaaaataaatcatCATGTATTAAAGATTGGAATATGTGCATTTGGCACGGTTCCTACCTTTACAACAGGACTTACAACTCAAAATCGTTCGGCATTCCCAACAATCAGTTATGGAACAATTTGACGGGATTGGGCGAGAACTTTGAAGCTAAACGGGACGAATTACtagaaaattcatcatcaaataaCGTTGTAGAAATCGTGCATGGACTGATTCACCTTGAGGATGACAAAGCAATCAAACTACAAGATGAAGAACGGGAAGTcatggaaaaaaacataaCAGTTAATAAACGTTTGTCAGGAGAAATTGTACCTACACATTCGGACAGTTACGAGTTGAGTGAAGAAATCTCAAAACCTTCGTCTTCTTATTATGATGGTATGGTATCaccatcaaagaaaagacgTCAGGTACACCGTGAACACCAAAAAGAGATTTCAACCGTACTATAA
- the MRPL1 gene encoding mitochondrial 54S ribosomal protein uL1m (similar to Saccharomyces cerevisiae MRPL1 (YDR116C); ancestral locus Anc_8.268), with translation MSRVLLGGSIRRCFLHTGQVLKAEESVATVSKLSKDQLKKRELRRMAQRKAAAKRPASDHPLYMPISKALRFLRAAEVGQPSSQQTLNLTTLIVAERGVPALSGSVSFPRPIKETKIAVFSDDEGQLKTVAEQFNCHLLGGSSLIEKIKNGDIPVDFDKAFATPEIVPALTSQLARVLGPRGVLPTVKKGTVAPDITPLVKQSLGSMPFRQQGNCISIAVGKCSFADGQILENIIATQEAYKEALVNQKSKKSSMLGKTTLSSTHGPGIVIDFA, from the coding sequence ATGTCTAGGGTACTTCTTGGTGGCTCAATAAGAAGATGCTTCTTGCATACGGGCCAGGTTTTGAAGGCTGAGGAGTCTGTTGCGACAGTTTCGAAATTGTCGAAAgatcaattgaagaaaagagaactACGTAGAATGGCCCAACGAAAAGCTGCAGCTAAAAGACCTGCAAGTGATCATCCATTATATATGCCCATTTCGAAAGCACTGAGATTCTTACGGGCAGCGGAGGTCGGACAGCCTTCTTCACAACAAACATTGAATTTGACAACTTTAATAGTCGCTGAAAGGGGTGTACCAGCGCTATCGGGCAGTGTGTCATTTCCAAGACCAATTAAAGAAACGAAAATTGCTGTATTCAGCGACGATGAGGGGCAGTTAAAAACTGTTGCCGAGCAGTTCAATTGCCATCTCCTTGGTGGGTCGTCCTtaattgaaaagattaagAATGGGGATATTCCAGTTGACTTCGACAAAGCATTTGCTACTCCAGAAATTGTGCCTGCCTTAACCTCGCAACTAGCAAGAGTTTTGGGACCTCGTGGTGTTCTGCCTACTGTCAAAAAGGGTACAGTCGCACCAGATATTACACCACTGGTAAAACAAAGTTTAGGTTCAATGCCGTTCAGACAACAAGGAAATTGCATCAGTATTGCAGTAGGCAAATGCTCGTTCGCAGATGGACAaattctggaaaatattATCGCAACACAAGAGGCATACAAAGAAGCTTTAGTAAATCAAAAGTCGAAGAAGTCAAGCATGCTAGGAAAGACAACCTTGTCAAGTACGCATGGTCCTGGCATAGTAATTGATTTTGCTTAG
- the XDJ1 gene encoding Xdj1p (similar to Saccharomyces cerevisiae XDJ1 (YLR090W); ancestral locus Anc_8.264): MTSLYEVLEISADATQIEIKRAYRKLALRWHPDKVSDEGVREESELKFKEISAAYEVLGDEERRAHYDTYGDEQSSAGFGSGFHDQFNDDAFMNFFHNFNMDSEMPGDAGAAGAAGAQALSSPDVEVPLEVSMADSYNGKSFKFRSSRKIVCDRCEGSGWRRRNGHLVAPPIVTCKKCGGRGYKQRIRSIAPGFATSENIKCIHCSGLGKYPARPNTEKSKCKKCQGVGLVTESKVLSVSIPRGSKNGDRIVLPNEADEALGKSEAGDLVFVVKEGTECPEGVDLQRCGFDMITHLTISLAEAITGFNKILTRTLDGRVLKLKIPPGKVIRPGEFIKIKNEGWPSNENATKFGDIYVIIHIEFPPDNWFSEKGDLLQVKNILPGSSMQNGYSEDPYNTECVTDIHIIRELPDTITKNVKPKADERRSEDFTSSQCSQQ, from the coding sequence ATGACCAGTCTTTACGAGGTGCTGGAAATCAGCGCAGATGCCACGCAGATTGAGATCAAGAGAGCGTACCGGAAATTGGCATTGCGGTGGCACCCCGACAAGGTGTCGGATGAGGGTGTGCGAGAGGAGAGTGAGctgaaattcaaagagatcaGCGCGGCGTACGAGGTGCTGGGAGACGAAGAGCGGAGAGCTCATTACGATACGTATGGCGACGAGCAGTCCAGCGCGGGTTTCGGTTCTGGGTTCCACGACCAGTTCAATGACGACGCGTTTATGAATTTCTTCCATAACTTCAACATGGACTCGGAGATGCCTGGGGACGCGGGAGCTGCGGGAGCAGCGGGAGCGCAGGCCCTCTCTTCTCCAGACGTGGAGGTGCCGCTGGAGGTGTCGATGGCCGACAGTTACAACGGTAAAAGCTTCAAATTCAGGTCGAGCAGGAAAATAGTGTGTGACCGGTGCGAGGGATCAGGCTGGCGCAGAAGGAATGGCCACCTCGTTGCGCCACCAATAGTGACCTGTAAGAAATGTGGTGGAAGAGGGTACAAGCAGAGAATAAGGAGCATTGCACCGGGGTTCGCGACGTCAGAGAATATCAAATGTATCCACTGTTCGGGCCTGGGCAAATACCCTGCAAGGCCAAATACGGAGAAGAGCAAATGCAAAAAGTGTCAAGGAGTTGGCTTGGTCACAGAATCCAAAGTACTGTCTGTTTCCATACCCCGTGGCTCCAAAAATGGCGACCGTATCGTTCTACCCAATGAagcagatgaagccctGGGGAAGTCAGAGGCTGGTGATCTGGTATTCGTCGTGAAAGAAGGAACTGAATGTCCGGAAGGGGTTGATCTTCAGCGATGTGGTTTTGACATGATTACCCATTTGACGATCTCTCTCGCAGAGGCGATCACCGGcttcaataaaattttaaCGAGAACGCTCGATGGCAGAGTTCTGAAACTGAAGATACCACCGGGTAAAGTTATCAGACCTGGTGAGTTCATcaagataaaaaatgaaggcTGGCCATCGAATGAAAATGCCACCAAATTTGGTGATATCTATGTCATAATTCATATCGAATTTCCCCCAGATAATTGGTTCAGTGAAAAGGGTGACTTGTTACAggtcaaaaatattttaccAGGATCATCGATGCAGAATGGTTATAGTGAAGACCCCTATAATACCGAATGCGTAACAGATATCCATATTATTAGGGAGCTGCCAGACACTATTACAAAGAACGTCAAGCCAAAGGCGGATGAGCGGAGATCAGAAGATTTTACATCTTCACAATGCTCTCAACAATAG
- a CDS encoding uncharacterized protein (similar to Saccharomyces cerevisiae YDR111C and YLR089C; ancestral locus Anc_8.263), with amino-acid sequence MLVSSRSFAVKSRVNLRLVLSGTCSVVMPPTMSSQVVGGAPVFKRCKSHAKAASRGEYRGRDHGQGHSHKSFYPAEKLTIADLNENVLNAKYAVRGSIPMRAEELQGQLHKNPGSLPFSKIVNANIGNPQQLKQKPLSFYRQVLSILQYPEILEQGEEKLISAGVFKRDTIERAKRILNDVGGSVGAYSSSQGVLGIRKTVASFITKRDGGELAYPEDIFLTAGASAAVMYLLSIFCRGSQTGVLIPIPQYPLYTASLALNNSHALPYYLDEASGWSTNTKEIEQVVNDSIDKGIKPTVLVVINPGNPTGAVLTEDAIADIFVVAAKYGIVVIADEVYQENVFSGPKFVSMKKVLRKLQREKPGYFDNVQLASLHSTSKGVSGECGQRGGYMELTGFGQEVRQVVLKLASISLCPVVTGQALVDLMVSPPQPGDDSYEQDRFERDTVHDELNRRAALLHKTFNSLEGIECQKPQGAMYLFPRLLLPYKAVQAAQHAELGPDEFYCKSLLEATGICTVPGSGFGQEPGTYHLRTTFLAPGTEWIKQWEDFHREFFDKYRD; translated from the coding sequence ATGCTTGTGTCATCGAGGTCATTTGCAGTCAAAAGTCGAGTCAATCTCAGACTAGTGTTATCCGGGACGTGTTCGGTCGTCATGCCACCTACAATGAGTTCCCAAGTGGTGGGCGGTGCTCCTGTGTTCAAGAGGTGCAAGTCGCACGCCAAGGCTGCGAGCCGCGGCGAGTATCGCGGTCGCGATCACGGCCAGGGTCACAGCCATAAGAGCTTTTATCCTGCAGAGAAACTCACAATTGCGGATCTCAACGAAAACGTGCTCAACGCAAAATACGCTGTCAGGGGGTCCATTCCGATGAGAGCGGAGGAACTGCAAGGTCAATTGCACAAGAACCCCGGCTCGCTGCCCTTTTCGAAGATCGTGAACGCCAACATTGGTAATCCGCAGCAGCTGAAGCAGAAACCGCTAAGTTTCTACAGACAGGTTTTGTCGATACTGCAGTATCCGGAGATCCTGGAGCAGGGTGAGGAGAAGCTGATCTCGGCTGGCGTGTTCAAAAGAGACACTATCGAACGTGCCAAGAGAATTCTGAACGACGTTGGTGGGTCTGTGGGTGCATATTCATCCTCTCAAGGTGTTTTAGGTATTCGGAAAACGGTTGCGAGTTTTATTACCAAGCGGGATGGCGGTGAGTTGGCGTATCCTGAGGACATTTTCCTGACGGCAGGTGCATCTGCTGCTGTGATGTATCTGttgtcaattttttgcagaGGTTCTCAAACGGGTGTCTTGATTCCGATTCCACAGTATCCGCTGTATACCGCATCTTTGGCGCTCAATAACTCCCATGCATTGCCTTATTATTTGGATGAAGCATCAGGTTGGTCAACAaatacaaaagaaattgaacaagTGGTGAATGATTCTATAGACAAGGGAATAAAACCAACGGTGCTAGTTGTGATTAATCCAGGTAATCCTACGGGTGCCGTCCTTACTGAGGATGCAATTgctgatatttttgtaGTTGCTGCAAAATACGGTATTGTCGTTATCGCTGATGAGGTATATCAAGAGAATGTTTTCTCTGGTCCAAAATTCgtttcaatgaaaaaagtgcTGAGAAAATTACAAAGGGAAAAACCAGGTTATTTCGACAACGTTCAATTAGCTTCATTGCATTCCACTTCGAAAGGTGTCTCTGGTGAATGTGGTCAAAGAGGTGGCTATATGGAATTGACAGGTTTCGGTCAAGAGGTTAGACAAGTAGTCTTGAAGTTAGCTTCCATTTCTTTATGTCCGGTAGTTACCGGCCAAGCACTGGTTGATTTGATGGTATCACCACCACAACCTGGCGATGATTCCTACGAGCAAGATCGATTTGAGCGTGATACGGTTCATGATGAGCTAAACCGTAGGGCTGCTTTACTTCACAAGACTTTCAACTCTTTGGAAGGTATTGAATGCCAAAAACCACAGGGTGCAATGTATCTCTTTCCAAGGTTACTACTACCGTATAAAGCAGTGCAAGCAGCTCAGCATGCCGAACTAGGACCAGATGAATTTTATTGTAAATCTTTATTAGAAGCAACTGGTATTTGTACTGTTCCTGGTTCGGGTTTTGGTCAAGAACCAGGTACTTATCATTTAAGAACCACTTTCCTAGCTCCCGGTACAGAATGGATAAAGCAATGGGAAGATTTTCATAGGGAATTTTTCGACAAATATCGCGATTAA
- the GAA1 gene encoding GPI-anchor transamidase subunit GAA1 (similar to Saccharomyces cerevisiae GAA1 (YLR088W); ancestral locus Anc_8.261): protein MALLGKLHRRIVDVGLVPKIVASLPVISIICALFSVGWFALLPMEGHYRRTYISENALMPSQAYSYFRETEWNILRGYRGELEELMDVSIPVRNELVSTWLEEFGMKTAVYHDTQHGDTLYGLLHAPRGDGTEAILLTVPWKNADGEDNVGGAALGIALARYFSRWPIWSRNIILVFSENSNSALRSWVDAYHRSLDLTGGSIEAAIVLDYPGSNDYFDYVELFYDGLNGELPNLDMVNIAVSIAEHEGMKVSLHGLEGPELYENSFFSRLKVLLMGVKSSALSGLRKQHGNEAFSGWRIQCVTLKAHGKDGSHDITTFGRIPEAMFRSINNLLEKFHQSFFFYMLLAPKYFVSISSYLPSAVAISLSFTVASIDSFMNNEYKSLPFSTIYNSKAFVAWAITVAVSFAIAQLFLHFPAANLLIAASLLTSLSPFMPCVGYRISRTLSFRLKSIAFIVFGLVLTCLLTVNFALAFGMGLLAYPLTLIRVSQNGQQYKTLRIKNTLLLIISNPFISMLIITALFEPDLEGIQILYELASAWSDLSCWTWFVICIGWLPTWILGALSTSNKPDLLSVDGEKKEQ from the coding sequence ATGGCATTGTTGGGCAAATTACATCGAAGAATAGTAGATGTTGGATTGGTCCCCAAGATCGTTGCTTCTTTGCCTGTTATATCTATAATATGCGCGCTTTTTAGTGTTGGATGGTTCGCACTACTTCCGATGGAAGGGCACTATAGACGCACGTATATATCAGAAAATGCATTGATGCCATCTCAGGCCTATTCGTATTTTAGAGAAACTGAATGGAATATTCTACGAGGCTACCGTGGGGAACTCGAAGAACTGATGGATGTTTCCATTCCTGTAAGAAATGAGCTTGTATCCACTTGGCTTGAAGAGTTTGGAATGAAGACAGCAGTATATCACGATACACAGCATGGGGATACACTCTACGGGCTTTTGCATGCACCAAGAGGTGATGGTACGGAAGCTATACTGCTAACGGTCCCATGGAAAAATGCAGATGGTGAAGACAACGTTGGTGGCGCTGCTTTGGGTATTGCACTAGCACGTTATTTCTCACGCTGGCCAATATGGTCCAGGAATATCATTCTGGTATTCAGCGAAAATTCTAACTCAGCATTACGGTCATGGGTAGATGCATACCATCGCTCTCTAGATTTAACAGGTGGCTCCATCGAGGCAGCCATCGTGCTGGACTACCCAGGTTCCAATGATTACTTTGATTATGTTGAATTATTTTACGATGGGTTGAATGGAGAATTACCAAACCTGGATATGGTTAACATTGCGGTTTCAATAGCTGAACATGAGGGAATGAAAGTGTCACTACATGGATTAGAGGGACCAGAGTTATACGAAAATAGTTTCTTTTCAAGGCTGAAAGTGCTTTTGATGGGAGTAAAGTCGTCTGCTTTGTCAGGATTGAGAAAACAGCATGGAAATGAAGCTTTCAGTGGTTGGAGAATTCAATGTGTAACTCTAAAAGCCCATGGTAAAGATGGATCGCACGATATTACAACTTTTGGGCGTATACCAGAAGCTATGTTTAGATCAATTAACAATTTACtcgaaaaatttcaccaatcattttttttttacatgCTATTGGCTCCTAAATATTTCGTTTCCATCAGTAGTTACCTACCCTCTGCCGTTGCAATCTCCTTATCTTTTACAGTTGCTTCAATTGATTCCTTTATGAATAATGAATATAAATCCCTCCCCTTTTCCACGATTTACAACTCAAAGGCGTTTGTAGCGTGGGCCATAACCGTTGCTGTGTCATTCGCCATTgctcaattgtttttgcaCTTTCCTGCAGCAAATTTACTAATTGCAGCTAGCTTATTAACATCACTCAGTCCATTTATGCCTTGTGTTGGTTATAGAATTTCGAGAACTTTATCGTTCAGGTTAAAATCCATCGCGTTCATCGTGTTTGGTCTTGTATTGACATGCTTACTGACGGTTAATTTTGCACTAGCGTTTGGAATGGGACTTTTGGCATATCCCTTAACACTCATCCGGGTGTCTCAAAATGGTCAACAATATAAAACATTAAGGATTAAGAATACACTACTATTAATTATATCGAATCCATTCATCTCGATGTTGATTATTACAGCTCTTTTCGAGCCAGATCTGGAAGGAATACAAATATTATATGAACTAGCATCCGCATGGTCTGACCTAAGTTGTTGGACGTGGTTCGTAATATGCATAGGCTGGTTACCTACATGGATACTTGGGGCTCTCTCTACCTCAAACAAACCAGATTTACTCTCAGTAGATGGCGAAAAAAAGGAACAGTAG
- the GEP5 gene encoding Gep5p (similar to Saccharomyces cerevisiae YLR091W; ancestral locus Anc_8.266), which produces MKIITQAITGKEKLLPFLINSLDRLPLHRETLSLLESRLKDDKTNRDMLVSMSDLVLQYERAAHRSIGSEKKKALESLIHHVYFIWNNPLPDHLQKFRKNYRDMIMFWPYERHRSLLNMENPKKLSLRYRWSDNNENVLAMMRYEKNPWMTYCKQDAQPEGADLTQAFAESERDPVNVPNKNGPVIDRDNLFFSIFTHYLFLKSNARLCKNGKNLPIPIVEIPLRPLGQDVAVSRIQNIFKRKVAQIWKILAVENPVLSVTNEHALYRIVSETVNRPLRRLYQKACKRAYVIDQSEQDSCQDIEKHRPKFKASNLLLKKI; this is translated from the coding sequence atgaaaataattACGCAAGCCATAACAGGTAAGGAAAAGTTGTTACCTTTTTTGATCAACTCCTTGGATAGATTGCCGCTGCATAGAGAAACGCTAAGTCTTTTGGAATCAAGACTGAAAGATGACAAAACTAATAGAGATATGCTTGTTTCAATGAGCGACCTTGTCCTCCAATATGAGCGGGCTGCACATAGAAGTATTGGAtcagagaagaaaaaagcaCTAGAATCTTTGATACACCATGTGTATTTCATTTGGAATAATCCATTACCAGAccatttgcaaaaattcagaaaaaattaCAGGGATATGATTATGTTTTGGCCATATGAGAGGCATAGATCGTTGCTAAACATGGAAAATCCCAAGAAATTATCCTTGAGATACCGTTGGAGCGACAACAATGAGAATGTTTTAGCAATGATGAGATATGAAAAGAACCCCTGGATGACATATTGCAAACAAGATGCTCAACCTGAAGGCGCGGATCTTACGCAAGCATTTGCTGAAAGTGAGCGCGACCCCGTCAATGTACCTAATAAAAACGGCCCGGTCATAGACAGAGATAACCtgttcttttcaatttttacTCATTATCTCTTTCTAAAATCGAACGCACGTCTGTGTAAGAATGGCAAGAATTTGCCAATTCCGATAGTCGAAATCCCGTTAAGACCTCTCGGTCAAGACGTGGCTGTCTCGAGAATCCAAAACATCTTTAAAAGGAAGGTAGCCCAAATTTGGAAGATTTTAGCTGTAGAAAACCCGGTATTGTCTGTAACGAACGAGCATGCACTGTACCGCATCGTATCTGAAACAGTTAACCGTCCGCTACGGCGCCTCTATCAAAAGGCTTGTAAAAGGGCTTACGTGATAGACCAATCAGAGCAAGATTCCTGccaagatattgaaaagcatCGTCCGAAATTCAAAGCAAGCAATTTActcttgaagaagatttag
- the PDS1 gene encoding securin (similar to Saccharomyces cerevisiae PDS1 (YDR113C); ancestral locus Anc_8.265) produces the protein MPRNEDKENDIIVSMDEEGVFPQTPAHLLKRTRSTVLKPPPLAEKQEPNRAKGDLKSRNVSPLRRLCVQQGRLPLASKDNNRSGGITQATQSQMQPILLKDNSTQLKKHKQPLFERQTNRSEHAHILANPRKLQKYGSVLGCNALPKMKSLVLKDVDKGGEDEDDDEDEGDNYEDKLLRSKLQGAINESKDKVYQSEKGRIGLFHDNGLEQLIRATSEKNKDEEDKEIESGPKKYESLPYIPSGYIPPNDADIEKLKTFHLPSEVSGVNDEEDSDSSRYGELLELENFSDSDEAVTENTANFKGNRYKSAEFAVPGLVELEPCFKGEGLSSKELNDLLND, from the coding sequence ATGCCACGCAATGAggataaagaaaatgatattATAGTGTCTATGGACGAGGAAGGAGTATTTCCTCAAACGCCTGCACATTTGTTAAAAAGGACGCGTTCCACAGTACTTAAACCACCACCATTGGCCGAGAAACAGGAGCCAAATAGGGCTAAGGgagatttgaaaagcagGAATGTCTCTCCCCTGAGGAGGCTCTGTGTACAGCAGGGTAGACTACCGCTAGCATCTAAAGATAACAACAGGTCTGGCGGAATTACGCAAGCAACACAGTCACAAATGCAACCTATTTTGTTAAAGGACAATTCTACGCAGCTTAAAAAACACAAACAGcctctttttgaaagacaaACCAATAGATCTGAGCATGCACATATTTTGGCAAATCCAAGAAAGTTACAAAAATACGGATCTGTGCTTGGCTGTAATGCACTGCCTAAGATGAAAAGTCTTGTTCTCAAGGACGTCGACAAGGGAGgcgaagatgaagatgacgacGAAGATGAAGGAGATAACTACGAGGATAAACTTTTAAGGAGCAAGCTACAGGGCGCCATCAACGAATCCAAAGACAAAGTTTATCAAAGCGAGAAAGGGAGAATTGGCTTATTTCACGATAATGGACTTGAACAACTGATACGAGCCAcatcagaaaaaaataaagacGAAGAGgataaagaaattgaatccGGCCCCAAGAAGTATGAGTCCCTTCCATATATCCCAAGTGGGTACATTCCTCCAAATGATGCAGATATTGAGAAACTAAAGACATTCCACTTGCCATCTGAGGTCTCAGGagtaaatgatgaagaagacaGTGACTCGAGTCGATACGGTGAGCTTTTGgagcttgaaaatttttctgataGCGATGAGGCTGTAACTGAGAATACCGccaatttcaaaggaaATCGATACAAGTCGGCGGAGTTCGCTGTGCCAGGTCTTGTTGAACTTGAGCCTTGTTTCAAAGGCGAGGGATTAAGTTCCAAAGAATTGAAtgatcttttgaatgattaG
- the MRX14 gene encoding mitochondrial 54S ribosomal protein bL34m (similar to Saccharomyces cerevisiae YDR115W; ancestral locus Anc_8.267), with amino-acid sequence MMMSLLYKPFIHQNSRRTFTSLSSFSPLRTLLPQNHAQRLIGLPHNQLQSGQSILHQISFPFGLNIQRRWKSRGNTFQPSTLKRKRRIGFLARARSKQGSKILQRRKAKGRWYLTH; translated from the coding sequence ATGATGATGTCCCTATTGTACAAGCCCTTTATCCATCAGAATAGCAGACGGACCTTTACTTCTCTGAGCTCTTTTAGTCCCCTAAGAACACTGCTCCCACAAAATCATGCTCAAAGATTGATCGGGTTACCACACAATCAACTTCAATCTGGCCAGTCTATTCTACATCAAATTTCTTTCCCATTTGGATTGAACATTCAAAGAAGGTGGAAGTCCAGGGGAAATACCTTCCAACCAAGCACTCttaagagaaaaagaaggataGGATTCCTTGCGAGGGCCAGGAGTAAGCAAGgatccaaaattttgcaaCGCAGAAAGGCAAAAGGTAGGTGGTATTTGACTCATTAA